A stretch of Lathyrus oleraceus cultivar Zhongwan6 chromosome 6, CAAS_Psat_ZW6_1.0, whole genome shotgun sequence DNA encodes these proteins:
- the LOC127094380 gene encoding uncharacterized protein LOC127094380, with protein MLKGEVLKGGTHDIKVAKQALVISHLFFADDSLMFARDNVLEERSILVILQRYQVSLVQIVNWDKSEASFSRNMEENVKSSIYRDMGVKMVTSHAKYLGFPVIFGRSKKDVFFAMVKEIVWKNIKGWKEKFLSRAGKEVLIKEVVQVIPSYVMSYYKLPESCWQEIEAMISKFLWERMKAK; from the coding sequence ATGCTTAAGGGAGAAGTCCTAAAGGGAGGTACTCACGACATTAAGGTTGCCAAACAAGCTCTTGTCATTTCTCATCTTTTTTTCGCGGATGACAGCTTAATGTTTGCAAGGGATAATGTTCTAGAAGAGAGAAGTATCCTGGTTATCCTACAAAGATATCAAGTTTCCTTGGTTCAGATTGTGAATTGGGATAAATCAGAAGCCTCTTTTAGTCGTAATATGGAAGAGAATGTCAAAAGTTCCATTTATCGAGACATGGGTGTTAAGATGGTTACGAGTCATGCTAAGTATCTAGGATTTCCGGTTATCTTTGGGAGGTCTAAGAAGGATGTTTTTTTTGCCATGGTTAAGGAAATAGTGTGGAAGAATATCAAGGGTTGGAAGGAGAAGTTTCTATCGAGGGCGGGTAAGGAGGTGCTTATCAAAGAGGTAGTGCAAGTTATCCCTAGTTATGTCATGAGTTATTACAAACTCCCAGAAAGTTGTTGGCAAGAGATTGAAGCCATGATTTCTAAGTTTTTATGGGAGCGAATGAAGGCAAAATAA
- the LOC127094379 gene encoding uncharacterized protein LOC127094379 codes for MGLDVTRLVLDILNNNKDPGSLNSTFIVLIPKRKNPSSPKEFCLISLYNMIMNVVMKTIANRLKQFLLELKKKTKGKKEVMVLKLDMSKAYDSLEWDFVVATLCHGGF; via the exons ATGGGTTTAGATGTTACCAGATTGGTGTTGGACATTCTCAACAATAACAAAGATCCTGGTTCCCTAAATTCTACCTTTATTGTTCTGATTCCAAAGCGTAAGAATCCTTCTTCCCCAAAGGAGTTTTGTCTTATTAGCCTCTATAACATGATCATGAACGTTGTGATGAAAACTATTGCAAATAGGCTAAAGCAATTTCTCCTGGAG CTTAAGAAGAAAACTAAAGGAAAGAAAGAAGTCATGGTGCTTAAATTGGACATGTCGAAGGCTTATGATAGTTTGGAGTGGGACTTTGTTGTGGCTACTTTATGTCATGGTGGATTTTAA